The following is a genomic window from Geobacillus subterraneus.
GCGGATGACCCGCTGAATGGCGCGGTTATCAAGCGTTACGATGTCTTCAAAGACGAACATCCGCTTTTTGATTTCTTCGGCCAGTTCCGGGTCTTGAATTTCCAAAGCGTCTAGTATCGTCCGCTCCGTGCTCCGATCAACTTGGTTTAACACTTCAACGACCGACTCAATGCCGCCGGCTTGCGTATAATCTTGCACAACGGTCGCCGACAGCCGCCGCTCGAGAATTTGCTCGACCTCGCTAATAATTTCCGGCGACGTGCTGTCCATCAGCGCAATGCGCCGAGCGACGTCAGCCTGCATCTCCTGCGGCAGCGCCGATAAAATTTGCCCCGCCTGCGCCGGCTCCAAATACGAGAGAATAAGCGCGATCGTTTGCGGATGTTCGTTTTGAATAAAGTTTAGCAGCTGCATCGGATCGGCTTTGCGGGCGAAATCAAACGGCCGCACCATGAGCGCCGATGTCAAGCGGTTAATAATGTTCATCGCCTTGTCTGGGCCAAGCGCCTTTTCAAGCACTTCTTTCGCGTAGGCGATGCCGCCTTGGGCGATGTAGTCCTGCGCCAAAGCAAGCTGGCGAAACTCCTCGAGCACCTCTTCTTTTTGTTCGGACGTCACTTGGCGGACGTTGGAAATTTCGAGCGTCAGCTTTTCGATCTCTTCTTCCGACAAATGTTTATAGACGGAGGCCGACACGTCTGGGCCGAGGGAAATGAGCAGGATGGCCGCTTTTTGCCTGCCCGACAGCCCGCCTTTCCGTTCGCGCTTTGCCATACGCCGTTCCTCCTACTCCTCTGATAGCCACGTTTTTAATAGTTTGGCAAACTCATCCGGCTTTTCTTTCGCCAGTCGTTCAAGCTGCCGGCGGCGCAGTTTCTCCTCCGTCTCCGGCGGTTCCGGCAGCTCCGGCTCTGCCGAAAGCGGCGGGGCGAATACGAGTTCGTCTTCCTCTTCCTCGTCTTCGCGGCGGCGACGCAGCCAGAAGAACAACAGCAGGGCGATCAGCAACAGCGCCCCCGCTCCCGCCGCATACCACCACCATGCCGGACGAACCGGCGCCGATTCGGTGAATGATGGCTTGCCGTTAAACTTTTGCACTGAGACGACGATGCGGCTGTTGATCTCTTCGTCAGTCAATGGTTGTGCTTCGCTTTTATCAATCGATGTTCGGACGATCGTTCCTAATATTTTCTGAATATCATTGACCGCCTCCGGCGGCAGTGAATTCGGGTCGTCCGGATCGGGCGGCTCGACCATCACTTGAATGCCTAAGTCGCGAATTTTATATGGACTTTCCACGATTTGTTTTTTAATTTTGTTCACTTCATTGTTGACTGTTTCCTCGGTCCGCTCATAATCGCCGTTCGTCGCACCGTTTGCCCCCTGATAGCCCGGCGTTTCGTTCGTGCCCGTTCCGGCGATGCCGCCCGGCGGCGCCCCGCTTCCCGAATACGTTTCTTTAATGCGCTGGACGCTGACGGCAATTCCTTCATTGTTCTCCTCGTCAACAGGAGCGACTAAGTTTTCTTCCCGCTTTTCTTGCGTAAAGTCGACGTCAGCCGTTACAGAAACGACGACTTTGTCCTGTCCCATCATCGCGCCAAGCATTTGCTGCACTTGACGTTGGATGTCGCGTTCGATTTGTTTTTTAATTTGCTGTTGCGAAGCGAATGTCGTCCCTGTCGAATTTTCGTCGTCATTTTTTAAATCAAAATACTCAAAAAACTGGTTCATAATGACGATATTATCGGTAGAGAGGTTCGGAACACTTTTGGCGACGAGGTGATACAGCGCCCGAATTTGCTCGTCGCTGAACTGATAGCCCGGCTTCGTCTTCAGCACAATCGAAGCCGAGGCGTCTCCTTTTTCATCGGAAACAAATACGCTCGGCTGCGGAAGGTTGATCATCACTTTCGCATCCTCGACGCCGTCGATCGTTTTCATTAAGTTGGCGAGCTCGGTTTGCATCGCCTTCAGCTTCACCATATTAAACTCGTTGTCGGTCATGCCGAAGCTCGCGTTTTGGCCAAAAAACGAATAATCGATGACCCCGCTGTTCGGGATGCCTTCAGCGGCCAGCTCCACTTTCAACGCATCGACTTGCTCTTTCGGCACTTTGATCGTCGTGCCGCCATCGGCCACTTCCGCCGGAACGCCGCGCCCATCGAGCGTCGCTTTAATTTGCCCGGCTTCTTGCGGTGTTAGATTGCTATATAGCGGCGCCATTTCCGTCCTCATGGCAAAAAACATTCCAATGCCGATGGCGAAAAGCGCGACCGCCGTCCCGCCTATGGCGAGCTGTTTCTGTTTTTTCGTCCGTTCTTGCCAAAACGCACGAGCGCGGCCCCACCACTCTTTCCATTTGCTGTCCATACGATTCCTCCGATCATCCAGCCATACAGCCGTTTGCCGCCATCGCCCGTCAATGGCGGCAGCCCCTATATGTATTTCAGCTTATGGCCGCTACAACGGCATGCGCATCATTTCTTGATACGCCTCGATCGCCTTGTTGCGGATCTCAAGTGTCAGCTGCAGGGTAATGCTCGCCTTTTGTGCGGCGATCATCACATCATGCAATTGGACGTTCTCTCCGCGGACGAGTTTTTCCGTCAGCGCGTCCGCTTGAATTTGTGCGTCGTTTACATTGTTGAGCGCCTCTTTCAAAAAAGCGGCAAACTGTTTTTGCACCGCGGCCGGCTTTACCGGGCTCGGGGCGGCGGCGGCCGGCGTCAGTCCGACGCGGCTTGCTCCGTCGATCATGGCATATCCTCCTTACGCGCTATTTCCCAATCTCAAGCGCCTTCATCAACATCCCTTTTGAGGCGTTCAGCGCAGTAACGTTCGCCTCGTAGGAGCGTGTGGCGCCAATCAAGTCGACCATTTCTTTGAGCGGGTCAACATTCGGCAGGCGGACGTAGCCGTCAGCGCCCGCATCCGGGTGGTCCGGATCATATACGAGTTTAAACGGCGCCGGATCGTCAGTGATTTCGCGCACCCGCACCCCGTTGCCGACCGCGCCGGTGCGGCCGAGGGCAGCCTGCAAATAACTCGAAAACTGTTCACCGCGCGGTTCGATAACGACGACTTTGCGGCGGTACGGCTCCCATTCCCCGTTGACAAAACGGGCCCGCGTCGTATCCACGTTGGCGATGTTGGACGAGATCACATCCATGCGCAGCCGCTCGGCTGTCAAGGCCGAGGCCGAGATGTGCAGGCTTTGAAACATGGGCATTGTCTATTTCCCTCCTTTAATGACCGTTTTTAACGTATTGAATTTGCCGTTTATCCGCTCAATGAGCGCATTGTAATAAATTTGGTTTTCTGCTAATTTTGACATTTCTTGATCAATATCGACACTGTTGCCATTATGATTGTAACTGATATTTGCGTTCGTCGTCACGATAATTTTCCCATTTTGCTCGTTTCGAAACGGAAAATGACTCGGATCCGTCCGTTTCGCCTCGAGCTGGAGCGCCCGGTCGAGCTCGGCTTGAAAGCGCACGTCTTTCGCCTTATAGCCCGGTGTATCGGCGTTGGCGATGTTGTCGGCAATCGCCTGCTGGCGGAGCGAGGCATAACGGAGTCCTTGTTCAAGCCAGTGGATCGTCGATGAAAACAGCGACAATGGAATCCCCTCTTTTAGCCTATTTTTCGACAATTTCTGCTAGCTTTCATTTTACGGGAAGGAAAACCTAATGTATAGCCGGAACTTGGTACTATTTTTCACCCCGTCGATGCGACGATAGAAGGAGTGAGCATGAACAAGCGCCGACCAAAACAGAAAAAGCCCGCCAGGCGAAGATGCCTAGCAGGCGCCAACGGCTGATTGCATCAGCTCGATTTCAGTTTTTCAAGCTCAGTCAAAAACTTGTCGTTCAACACTTTAATGTACGTTCCTTTCATGCCGAGCGAACGCGATTCAATCACTCCGGCGCTCTCAAGCTTGCGCAGGGCGTTGACAATCACCGAGCGGGTGATGCCGACGCGGTCGGCGATTTTGCTGGCGACAAGCAGCCCTTCCGTCCCGTCAAGCTCTTCAAAAATATGTTCAATCGCCTCAAGTTCGCTGTAGGAAAGCGAGCTGATCGCCATTTGCACGACCGCCTTGCTGCGTGCTTCCTCTTCGATTTCCTCTGTTTTTTCGCGCAAAATCTCCATGCCGACAACCGTCGCCCCGTATTCGGCCAAAATAAGGTCGTCGTTATCAAACTCCCGGTCAAGGCGCGACAAAATGAGCGTGCCGAGCCGTTCGCCCCCGCCGTTGATCGGGACGATCGTCGTCAAGCCGGTTTTAAATAAGTCACGATTTTCCACTGGAAACGCCGTATATTCGCTATTAATATCGATGTTAGGGGACGTTTCCGTGATGTTGAACAAGTTTCTCGTATATTCTTCTGGAAACTGCCGCTCTTCAAGCATCCGTTTCATCCGCTCGTTTTCAATCGATTGTTTAATGGCAAATCCAAGCAGTTTGCCGCGGCGGCTGACAACGAACACGTTTGCTTCGATGACATCGCAAAGCGTTTCCGCCATTTCTTTGAAATTGACCGGCCGCCCGGCTGCTTTTTGCAGCATGGCGTTAATTTTTCGCGTTTTCTCTAGCAAATTCATTGGTTCCATCTCCTCCTCATAAAATAAACTCGCTTAAATCTTTGTTTTTGACGATGCTGCCGAGTTTTTGTTCGACGTATTGCGGCGTGATGACGATCCGGTCAAGCCCAATATCCGGCGCCTCAAACAGCAAATCTTCGAGCAGCTTTTCCAAAATCGTATGGAGCCGGCGCGCGCCGATATTGTCGGTCGTCTGGTTCACTTCAAACGCCACTTCGGCAATCTTACGAATAGCATCGTCAGAAAATTCAAGATTTATACCTTCCGTCGCCAAAAGCGCCTGATATTGTTTAATGAGCGCGTTATTCGGCTCGACTAATATACTTACGAAATCGTCGACCGAAAGTTTCGCCAGTTCGACGCGAATCGGGAAGCGACCTTGCAGCTCAGGGATCAAATCCGACGGCTTCGCCATATGGAACGCGCCGGCGGCAATAAATAAAATATGGTCGGTTTTGACCGGCCCGTATTTTGTCATGATGGTCGATCCTTCGACGATCGGCAAAATGTCGCGCTGAACCCCTTCGCGCGAGACGTCGGCCGAACCGGACACCGCTCCGCTGCGGGCGATTTTGTCAATTTCGTCGATAAAAATGATGCCGGACTGCTCGGCAAGGCGGACCGCCTCTTGCGTTACTTCATCCATGTCGATCAGTTTTTGCGCTTCTTCATTGATGAGCACCTTGCGCGCCTCGCTCACCTTCAGACGCCGCTTTTTGCGCCGCTTCGGCATGAGGCTGCTTAACGCATCTTGCATGTTAACACCCATTTGCTCAATGCCCGCCCCTTGCAAAAAGTCAAACAGCATGGGCGGCTGCTCCTCGATTTCAATCGTCACCATCTCGTTTTCCAGTTGGCCGTTGGCGAGCTGCCAGGCGACTTGGCGCCGCTTTTGCTCCACCTGCTCATCGTCATGGCTATGGCCGTTGTCCGGTTGGCTCGCTTGACCGCCAAATAGCAGCTCGAGCGGGTTTTTGATCGTTTGCTTTTGTTTGCCGGGAACGAGCAATTCGACAAGCCGTTTATTCGCCTGCCGCTCAGCTCGGTCTTTCACCTCGCTCATTTTCCGTTCCTTCACGAGCCTGACCGACGTTTCCACTAAATCGCGCACCATCGATTCGACGTCGCGCCCAACGTAGCCGACCTCGGTAAATTTCGTCGCCTCGACTTTAATAAACGGCGCGCCGACGAGTTTGGCGAGCCGGCGGGCGATTTCTGTCTTCCCGACTCCGGTCGGGCCGATCATTAAAATGTTTTTCGGCATCACTTCATCGCGCAATTTTTCATCGAGCAAACTGCGGCGATACCGGTTGCGAAGCGCAATCGCCACCGCTTTTTTCGCCTCTTTTTGCCCGACGATAAACTGATCGAGCTTCTCGACAATTTGTCGTGGAGTCAAAGTTTCCGCCATCATCGGCCTCCTCCTTTTTTTACAGCTCTTCAACAATAATATGGCCGTTCGTATAGACGCAAATGTCAGCGGCAATCTCGAGCGCAGCTTTCGCAATCTCTTTGGCGGTCATCGAAGCGCCGGCATACTGTTTTAAGGCGCGCCCGGCAGCGAGCGCGTAATGGCCGCCCGAACCGATTGCGAGCATGCCGTCATCCGGCTCGATGACTTCACCGGTGCCGGAAATCAGCAATAAATGATGCCCGTCCATGACAATCAACATCGCCTCAAGGCGGCGCAGCACTTTGTCGCTCCGCCACTCTTTCGCCAGCTCGACGGCCGCACGAGGCAAGTTGCCGTTGAACTGTTCAAGCTTGCCTTCAAACATCTCAAACAGCGTAAACGCATCGGCGACCGAGCCGGCAAAACCGGCGAGCACTTTGCCATGAAACAGACGCCGTACTTTCTTCGCCGTATGCTTCATGACAACCGCGTTGCCAAATGTCACTTGGCCGTCGCCCGCCATCGCCGCCCTGCCGTTATGACGGATGGCGAAAATCGTCGTCGCATGAAAACGGTCCATTGTTCTCCCTCCTTGCCTGCAGGCTACGCCCGCGGATGGGCCTGCAAATAAATATGCCGCAACCGATCCTTCGTCACATGCGTATACACTTGCGTTGATGATAAATGCGCGTGGCCGAGCAGTTCTTGCACGGAGCGAAGGTCAGCTCCTTCGTTTAGCAAATGGGTCGCAAACGTATGCCGCAGCACGTGCGGGCTGATGTTTTGCGTCAGCGCCGCCGCCTCAACGATGCGGTCCAAAATGTAGCGCACTCCCCGGGGCGTGAGCGGGTTGCCGCGGGCATTGACAAACAAATAGCGGTGGTCTGCCGGCAGCCTGCTTACGAGCTCGCGCCGTCCGCCGCCGATGTACCGTTCAAGCGCCTCCCTAGCCGGGCGGCCAAACGGAACGTAGCGCTGCTTGTTTCCTTTTCCGTGAATGAGCACGGCACCCGCAGCAAAATCGAGGTCAGACAGACGAATGTGACAACATTCACTAACCCGGGCGCCAGTCGCGTAAAGCAGCTCAAGCAGCGCTGCATTGCGCTGGCCGATGGCGGTATTTCCATCATTGACGCGAAACAGCGCTTCTAACTCTTCATGATATAAAAAGTTAGGAATTTTTTGCTCTTTTTTCGGCAGCGCCGCAAGGGCAAATGGATTTTCGGCCGCCCATCCTTCGCGCAGCAAAAACTTGTAAAAGCTGCGCAGGCTGGAAATTTTACGGGCGACCGAACGGCTGGAGAGATGCTGCCTGTACAGTTTCGTCAAATATAAGCGAACGTCGCTGTAGGCCACTTCATCGAGCCCGCCGATTCCTTCTTCGTTCATGAACTGAAGAAACTGCTCAATGTCGCGCCGGTAGCACGCAATAGTATATTGTGAATAATTTTTCTCGATTTGTAAATATTCTACGAACGATTGTAACGCAAATTTCGTATTTTTCATCGCCTCACCCCGCAACGGCTACTACATCGTACCATACAATTCCACATTGGCGCAACTATTTTTTATAAAATTCTGAATTGTATCCGATACCTGGTCAAGCTTCTGGCTGTTCTTCATAGTCGCACGCCGTGCATTGCACTTGCACGCCCTTTTTCAGCTTTTTCTCGATAAGCAGTCC
Proteins encoded in this region:
- the hslU gene encoding HslU--HslV peptidase ATPase subunit gives rise to the protein MAETLTPRQIVEKLDQFIVGQKEAKKAVAIALRNRYRRSLLDEKLRDEVMPKNILMIGPTGVGKTEIARRLAKLVGAPFIKVEATKFTEVGYVGRDVESMVRDLVETSVRLVKERKMSEVKDRAERQANKRLVELLVPGKQKQTIKNPLELLFGGQASQPDNGHSHDDEQVEQKRRQVAWQLANGQLENEMVTIEIEEQPPMLFDFLQGAGIEQMGVNMQDALSSLMPKRRKKRRLKVSEARKVLINEEAQKLIDMDEVTQEAVRLAEQSGIIFIDEIDKIARSGAVSGSADVSREGVQRDILPIVEGSTIMTKYGPVKTDHILFIAAGAFHMAKPSDLIPELQGRFPIRVELAKLSVDDFVSILVEPNNALIKQYQALLATEGINLEFSDDAIRKIAEVAFEVNQTTDNIGARRLHTILEKLLEDLLFEAPDIGLDRIVITPQYVEQKLGSIVKNKDLSEFIL
- the hslV gene encoding ATP-dependent protease subunit HslV encodes the protein MDRFHATTIFAIRHNGRAAMAGDGQVTFGNAVVMKHTAKKVRRLFHGKVLAGFAGSVADAFTLFEMFEGKLEQFNGNLPRAAVELAKEWRSDKVLRRLEAMLIVMDGHHLLLISGTGEVIEPDDGMLAIGSGGHYALAAGRALKQYAGASMTAKEIAKAALEIAADICVYTNGHIIVEEL
- the codY gene encoding GTP-sensing pleiotropic transcriptional regulator CodY, whose product is MNLLEKTRKINAMLQKAAGRPVNFKEMAETLCDVIEANVFVVSRRGKLLGFAIKQSIENERMKRMLEERQFPEEYTRNLFNITETSPNIDINSEYTAFPVENRDLFKTGLTTIVPINGGGERLGTLILSRLDREFDNDDLILAEYGATVVGMEILREKTEEIEEEARSKAVVQMAISSLSYSELEAIEHIFEELDGTEGLLVASKIADRVGITRSVIVNALRKLESAGVIESRSLGMKGTYIKVLNDKFLTELEKLKSS
- the fliF gene encoding flagellar basal-body MS-ring/collar protein FliF encodes the protein MDSKWKEWWGRARAFWQERTKKQKQLAIGGTAVALFAIGIGMFFAMRTEMAPLYSNLTPQEAGQIKATLDGRGVPAEVADGGTTIKVPKEQVDALKVELAAEGIPNSGVIDYSFFGQNASFGMTDNEFNMVKLKAMQTELANLMKTIDGVEDAKVMINLPQPSVFVSDEKGDASASIVLKTKPGYQFSDEQIRALYHLVAKSVPNLSTDNIVIMNQFFEYFDLKNDDENSTGTTFASQQQIKKQIERDIQRQVQQMLGAMMGQDKVVVSVTADVDFTQEKREENLVAPVDEENNEGIAVSVQRIKETYSGSGAPPGGIAGTGTNETPGYQGANGATNGDYERTEETVNNEVNKIKKQIVESPYKIRDLGIQVMVEPPDPDDPNSLPPEAVNDIQKILGTIVRTSIDKSEAQPLTDEEINSRIVVSVQKFNGKPSFTESAPVRPAWWWYAAGAGALLLIALLLFFWLRRRREDEEEEDELVFAPPLSAEPELPEPPETEEKLRRRQLERLAKEKPDEFAKLLKTWLSEE
- the fliG gene encoding flagellar motor switch protein FliG; protein product: MAKRERKGGLSGRQKAAILLISLGPDVSASVYKHLSEEEIEKLTLEISNVRQVTSEQKEEVLEEFRQLALAQDYIAQGGIAYAKEVLEKALGPDKAMNIINRLTSALMVRPFDFARKADPMQLLNFIQNEHPQTIALILSYLEPAQAGQILSALPQEMQADVARRIALMDSTSPEIISEVEQILERRLSATVVQDYTQAGGIESVVEVLNQVDRSTERTILDALEIQDPELAEEIKKRMFVFEDIVTLDNRAIQRVIREVDNNDLMLALKVASDEVKDIVFRNMSTRMAETFKEEMEYMGPVRLRDVEEAQSRIVAVIRRLEETGEIVIARGGGDDIIV
- the flgC gene encoding flagellar basal body rod protein FlgC yields the protein MPMFQSLHISASALTAERLRMDVISSNIANVDTTRARFVNGEWEPYRRKVVVIEPRGEQFSSYLQAALGRTGAVGNGVRVREITDDPAPFKLVYDPDHPDAGADGYVRLPNVDPLKEMVDLIGATRSYEANVTALNASKGMLMKALEIGK
- the fliE gene encoding flagellar hook-basal body complex protein FliE, whose translation is MIDGASRVGLTPAAAAPSPVKPAAVQKQFAAFLKEALNNVNDAQIQADALTEKLVRGENVQLHDVMIAAQKASITLQLTLEIRNKAIEAYQEMMRMPL
- the flgB gene encoding flagellar basal body rod protein FlgB; the encoded protein is MSLFSSTIHWLEQGLRYASLRQQAIADNIANADTPGYKAKDVRFQAELDRALQLEAKRTDPSHFPFRNEQNGKIIVTTNANISYNHNGNSVDIDQEMSKLAENQIYYNALIERINGKFNTLKTVIKGGK
- the xerC gene encoding tyrosine recombinase XerC: MKNTKFALQSFVEYLQIEKNYSQYTIACYRRDIEQFLQFMNEEGIGGLDEVAYSDVRLYLTKLYRQHLSSRSVARKISSLRSFYKFLLREGWAAENPFALAALPKKEQKIPNFLYHEELEALFRVNDGNTAIGQRNAALLELLYATGARVSECCHIRLSDLDFAAGAVLIHGKGNKQRYVPFGRPAREALERYIGGGRRELVSRLPADHRYLFVNARGNPLTPRGVRYILDRIVEAAALTQNISPHVLRHTFATHLLNEGADLRSVQELLGHAHLSSTQVYTHVTKDRLRHIYLQAHPRA